AACAGGAATTTAACCAACTCGGGCCAGCACTTTTCCCCCACCACACCGGGAATATATACAAAGGCCGTTTTGGGCTGCCAATGGAGATAAAGTTCCTGAATATCCTGCTTATCAATTAAAAAAGCTACCGGGCTTTCTATGATTTTTCCCCTGGCAGTCACAAAGGTAACGCTATTGTAACCCTGCAAAGAGCGGCCCTGGTAAGAACCCAAGCTACAAACGCCGCTAATGGCGCCGGTTTCTTCAACGAGCCTTCCTATGTCCGGTTGCCTGGCAGCACCGGTAGCCAGGATAAAGCCATCTGTTTCCACCATGGGGGCCATCCTGTTTAAGGCGCCATCTACCAGAATTAACCGGGCCTCCAATTCTTGCAATTTAGCAATAACAGTGCGCAGTTGACTGCTTTTGTTTGGTCCCGCTATTAAAACCTGGCCTTGTTCCTTTACCCTGGCGTACACAATTCTGCCCAAAGGAGTTAACATATTTGTAGTTTCAATGATTTCCAATCTGGCTGTACTGACCTTTAAGCAGCGCTCAGCCGTAGCAACCAATTGTCCCGGCAACAGGGTTAAGCGCGGTTTTGGCAATCCGGTTACGTTATCTATCCGTTCCCCGTCATACCCGATGCTTGTTAGACCAAACATCATGTCTTTTTTATTCAGTTCGTCAATAATGCTGGAAGTGGTTGTTGTCTTACCTGTGTTTTTTGCCGTACCTGCGATACCAATAGCCATAGAATGCATACTTTTCCACCCCCATTCGCATGTATAAAGTGAAGCCTTCAGCCACCAGCCATCAGCTAGCAGCTATGTAGAAAATAGCATTAACGTTTATGTCCTGTCGCTCCCAGTGTCTGAATCAAGAGCACACTGCTCGTGCGTCATAGGTCAGGGGACACACCCACCAGACCGTAGGGCTGAGTCGTTAGTCGTTAGCCCTTAGTTCCTGGTATTACCTTGGGAATTGGGTTGTAACTAACAACCAGCAACCAACAAACTAACAACTACTCCAAGTCAAAACTCAATAAGTTGAAGAATGTCCCCAACACTAATTCTCTTTACAGAGACTCTATGGGTCGTCAAAGCTACCAACACAATGGGTTAAATTATTCGTTCTTCTGGTGGTACTGCGATAGCAGCCTGAGTGTCTGCTAGCCCTAGGACAATGCTGGTATAATTTTCAGCTGACGGCTGAAGGCTGATAGCTGTTGGCTTCCCTAAAGATATGGTCCCGTGTAACTAAATGGTTGTGACTGTCCCTCTGCCTGCTCTGCCGGGATAGGCCCCTTCCTCCCTGCTGCCCAGTAAACCGGCGTATATTGCCTGCACAAAATCTCCTGTCTGCAACACTTCTTGCAGTACCTTTTCAATGCCTGCCACTATATCCTGGCTCCACTCTTCTGCTTTTTTCGTAGGCGCAATCCCGGCCTGGCCAAAGAACCTGAAGCCCTCCATAGTTGCCCGCAAGGTGTCGATTTTAGAGGGCACGGAAATGGGTCCTCCTGAGTATGCTTCATCGGAAGAAGCAATTGAGATGGCATCTACTTCCAGAGCAGAAGCCAGGCAGGCATGCAGCGCCGTAGTCATGGAAGACTGCACCCTGTCTTCAGAGTGGGTAAGAAAACCAATAGGTGCACCCGGCCAAATAGGAGCATCTACAATGGAACGAAGCGCAAAAATCTTGGCTGCGTTAAAGTCTATGTAGTTATCCTCCATCTGGCCGCTGATCATTACTTCCGGTGAATAGCAGAATAAAGGCTGCAAAATAGGCTTAGCCCCTAAACGCACCGCCAGATCGGCAACGATCAGCATTCCGGCAAATGCTTTATAAGCAGGAACACCGCACAGTTCTTCATTGGTTACCACGTCAAAGGGCATGTTATACTTAATAGCATACTTCATGGAATGGTAAGCATCAACTAAAAGCCGCTCCGGATCAGTCCCAGCGCCCAAAGCTCCATAGCAAAAATTGATTTTTGTTAAGTCCGCTCCAATTTTACCTGCTAAAACTACTGTTTCAGGGGTATTCAGCCCCCGGTGGGCCCTGACCTGCCATAAGGTGCTTTCCTGCAAAGCACCGTGAATCCTGTTTAAGTTGGCTGGGGTAATTACAGTCCCATCCTCCTGATGAGTCAGGAAACCGTCTAAAAACCCTTCCGTCCTTGCTCCCCAAGAGGGATCAAAGTGAACCACGCCGTCCGCTCCCCAAGCCTCACTTACCTGTACATGGCCGATATCAAGGTATGGACACCCTGTGCCATACTGATTGAAAACAATAGGCTTCTTGCGGGTATGCTGTAATTTTTGAACGGACATCCTGGCTTTCACATCTTCCAGGTACCTTTCTAACCCTTTAACCTCTTCGGGTGTAAAGCGACGGGTTTTGGGATGCAGTTCTCCCGTCTCGTAGTACTTTCTAGGTATTTCGCCGCACAGTTTGGGATATTCAGCCATAAACTCTTTATTCTCCTGGCGGTTTAGCCAGCGGTTAATATCCCACAGTTCATCCCGCACCTTAGCCCTTTCAACACCGGGAGAGGTTTTATTCTCCACCCAGGCCAGGATCATTTTGGAAATTACTTCCAAAAGGCTGCCAATATTGCTGTGCCTATACTGATAACTATAGCCGGCAGTCATATCCTGCTTTGTTTTCTTAACCTGTACTCCTTCAGTGGATAGTTCCCTGCCTTCCACAAAGGCAACAGCCTGCTCCACAGTAGTGCCTGGCCCGAAACCGGCATCAAAACCAAGTTCTGCTGCCAGTTCAGGTCGGATAGCCATGCCGCCGATTCCTAATGTCACCTTTTCCCTGACCCCGGCAGCATCTGCTAAATCAACAAATTTTGCCAATACCTCGGCTACGCCGTATCCCAAAGTACGGCTTAAAAGGACAGTATCCACTTTTTTATCTACTATTTCCCGGACTATTTCCTCTGGAGGCAAATCGGGCGGTAATAAAATTGTCTCATGCTGTGCCTCATCTAAACCCCTCTTAATCATTTTCAAACCAATATCGTGAACAGGATCCAAAGGGGCAAGCAAAACTCTTTTACCCATGGTTAACCTCCTTTACGTGATCATCAACACCCAGCCAGCCGTATTTATCTCCGGAGCGGTGGACATAAGCTCTGGCTCTAACCCTGACCCCGGGCCCTTCGTGCTGAATAAAAACTACATCAACGTCCTGAAATCCTAATTCCTGCATTAAGCTTAAAATCAGGTTTTTGCCCTCCTCGGCATTGCTGCAGACCAAGAAAGTTTCAAGATCCAGCGCATCCATTACTCGATCAAGAGTTTTTGATGGCATCTACAAACCTCCTCTAAGAAAATTTTAAAAAAGTTAATTCTAACCGCTCACATTTTGCTCAGTCCTGAATAAGGTATACACTAACCAAACCCTGAAAGGATGTGACTGACATGGAGGCTAGACTTCAGCCGAACTTCAGCCGCTTATGTAATGATTTTCTGGAACAAGACAAATGCCCGTGTATACTGGCCGAGCTAAAACGCTGCCCTGTTTGCAGCCACCTGCAAGGCGGCGAACTGTGTAATTGTGACTGGGTTGGAACATGCGTTTATACCCATTACCGATTTAGTGAAGTTGCTCCTTTACCCGCTAACCCGGACCGTAAAAAAGCCAATATAATTAAAGCTTTCCCCTTGAGCCCTGGAGGCATGCTTATTTACGCACAAATCTCGCAGCAAATGCTTTTAGCCCTTAATGAATTCAGTCTTATCCAGCTGAGGCACATCAAACCTCCCGCTGTTTTACGTGTTCCGGCAGCAGTTTTGGAAGTATTTGATGAGCAAAGTATGATTGAATTGGCAGTTTTCACTAACGACCTCCAATGTCAGCATCTCTTGCAAACGCTACCGGAAATAACAGTGGAAATTTTAAGGGACCAAATAGTCTTCGGCCTGGTACCTCTGTCGACTGTCAAGAACTCCAAGATACTTGTAATAGCTTCGGGTTACGGTTGCCTTTTGACTCCCAGCATAATCAGAATGCTTCAGAGCGCGGGGAATGAAGTTACTACGGCTTTATGTGCTTCCCATCCGGTAATTCAGGAAAGAGTCAAAGCATTAAGGAGCCAGATTTTACCTTTTGACTCCAAACATTTGCCTATTAAAGAACTGCTCAGCCAAAAATACAGTTTCATCTGCACCCTCGCTCAGGATACATTAAACAAAAAATTGACCAATTCCCTTAAAGACCTACACCTCAATATACCAATAGCCCTTTTAAACAATGATTTGTTTCTGAATAGCTAAGATGCAAAAGTGGGGCAGTATCACCTACTGCCCCGTTTTTTGCAAACTAATTAATACCTGCTTTGATAAAGCAGTTTCCTACATGATGATGATGGCTACTATGGTAGTTGCCGCTAATCCCAGTACAACTGGCAGGAAGTTTCGGCGAGCCAGTTCGAAAGGCTCAACCCCACAAATAGCTGCCACGGGAATTAAGCCCCACGGTACCACAGTACCGCCTCCAACCCAAATTGTAGATATTTGACCCAAAGCTGCCAAGACGCCAACATCAACGTTGGCAGCAGTTCCAAATGTTCTTGCCAGCGAACCGACCAGTGGTAACCCGGAAAAACCAGAACCATCCAAGCCCGTTATTACTCCAATAATTAGCTGTATGAACGCTATCGGAATCCTCGTCAGAGGAACAACGGCTGAAAGGGCATTGCCCAAATCACCCAATAACCCTTGCTCAGTCAAAGTGAATCGGGTTTCTCCCACTATCCTGGGCAGGATTTCCCCAGAACCTAAAAAGAAAAATCCCCCAATCACAACTACTGGCGCAAAGATCTTGATGCCAAACATAAAACCGTCACGGATGTAGTCAGTAATTTTTTCCAATGAGTCTACTCCATACTGGCATATAGCCGCTACGGCCATGATGATAGCCGCCGTTCCGCCTACCAGGGCTGTTGCATCGCCACCTTTAAGATCAAATACAACCAAAGCCACAATTACGCTCAGAAAAGCTAAAGGGACTAACCACGCTATGAGGTAAGAGGTAAAGGTAAATTGTCGTTCAACTGCTTTTGCCTCTTGTTCCGCAAAACGACGTCTTTCTTCTTCATGGACTTCTTTTTCTTTGCGTAAAATACCTTGCAGCACCCAAAAGGAAGCAATAGTTGTGACAAGTGTCATGGTTATAAATAAGGGCACGCTGGCGCTGATTACACCGCTTGCACCTATGCCAGCGGCCTTCCCGCTGATTCCCGGAGCTCCTTGGATGATATAGTCGCTGGAAAGGGCAACCCCATGGCCAAAGATGTTCATTGCCATGGCGGCACCAATGCTCGGTAAACCTGCTCTGACAGCTACCGGAAGCATAATAGCCCCTATTAAAGCAACTGCTGGCGTAGGCCAGACAAACCAAGCCACCACAGCCATACCAATACCCAATAGCCAGAAGGCTAGAGTGGGGCTTTTCATCAGTCTGGCAGCAGGTTGCATAACCAGATAGTCAGCACCAACGTCCGCCATTGCTTTAGACATAGCCACAACTATGGAAATTACTACAATTATCTCCCAAAAAACACCTCCCGCTGCTACAAGGGCATTGTAGACTGTTTGCACAGCCCCAATCAAACTGCCTTTAGCTACAAACCCAAAAATAACCAGACCTGCTATGCACGGTAAAAGCGTATCTCGCCGCATGACCATTACTGCTAGTACAACCAGTACAGTAACTACATAGATCCAATGAAGCGCATTTAATTCTACGGGCATTGCTACGTCTCCTTCCAAGTTCAGCAGCGACTAACTAGATAACGCTCTTGGCAAAGATGTCTGTCATACCTGCTTTTTGTACTCTTTGTTTAATAGCCTCTACATCAGTTGTATATAATCCCAATTCCTGCATGCGCGCAAAATAAACAGAACCTGAGAAAGTGAATTTCTTGCTGAGACCTTCCTCGGTTTTCATCCGCTCGTTTACATGGGCGATAGCATCACCCACAGCCAGCTCAGTCGGAATTTCAACCAGTTCTTTGTTGTTAGCCCATCTGACTGCGTTATGTCCTGCTAATGTTCCGGTACAAATGGCTTCAGTGTGGCCAACCAAGAGACCTGCCTTTTCACCGCCGCAGAACAGATTTTCAGCACCGATTACTTTCAGTGTATTATCCCGAGGTGATAAAGCCAGATAACGCATGGAGTTACCAATGCCACCGGAATAGGGATCTTCAAAACGAGCATTTTCAAAGCCTGGTATTTGCCGCAATTGGTCTAAAGGATAGTATGGAGTCATTAATTTTGCGTGACCGGTATCCAGCAAGATCACGTTTTCAGCAAATTCTTTCAACGCATACTGCTGACAAGCTTTCTTGGTCAGGGCCTCATCGCCTTTTTGTAATTCTTTCGGAATAGGAATTACTGCAACACCGGTTTTATTCAATTTTTCCTGGATTTCTTCGCTCAGTGAATCTTTATGCAGTTTGCAGGAGCCGCTCATAGCGCCGTATGATCCGTCAGCTTTCTTGCCCATGAACTCTTGCACACCCAGCTTAGCGGCTATGCTGAAACGCGGACCGAAGGTCGGGCAGCGGTAGATGCACATAGCGCACCCATTGCCATACTTGGTGCAGTTTCCTTGTGGACCGGCGGTACCGGTTGTTTCCACAAAAACATCACCTTCGAAACGTTCATCGTTATCAGTCAATACGGCTACAACCTTGTTGCCGTTGTTTTCAATTCCTTTTACCCTGGACATTAATCTTACGTCAACGCCCAAATCGATCAAGTGCCTTCTGACAGCCGGCTCAATACGAGCCACATCATACAAGGATGCATGTTTGTGACCAGGGAATTCAATATTGCGATGTCTGGACTCCCGGTCGGAAATCTGGAATAAATCCCCGCCGCCCATGGCAATCATTTCTTCGGTTGCGGTGAAACGCCCGTTATTGCGCATAATTCCACCGACCAAACCAGTACCTAAGAGCATATCGGTACGCTCCAGAAGCACAACTTCAGCCCCTGCTTTGCGGGCAGCCACTGCAGCGGCAGAACCGGCCCAGCCGCCGCCTACGACTACTACTTTAGTCATTTTTTTTCCTCCTTTGTTAATAAAATACGTCACTGGCAATAATTGATCATTTTCATGGGAATGAGACACCCAGCGGCATGTCCCCTCTGCACAACCCGCATTTAGTCAAGAAGTCCGGCATACTTGCAGGTAATTTCAATTAAACGGAACAAAGCCTTAATTCCATAGCGAGTAACATCTTCAATCAACATACCGTTTTCATCAGTTGTACCAAGGTCAGGTGAAATGTAGATGTTACCGTCATAAGCCACAGTCGGGATAACACCAAACTGGTTCATGCCGGACTGGAAGATGTTGGTGCCTGCATACATATCTTCGATGGAGAAGATGGGTACACCCATTTGCCCATTCTTCCAGGTACCTTCGTAGTTGATCTCAACAGCCCTGGAGTTGTACGACTTGTTAATGATAAAGCCGTCTTTCAGGTGCTGCGGTATGTTAAGGTTCTGGAATTCTTCAGTGATAATCCTGTATAAGTCATCAACAGGCTTGGTTAATACTTCCGGATGGTCTCTCAAGACTTTCAGGGCCTGAATTTGGGAAAGCAGAGCTTCTTTACCCGGGTCAAAGGTTACATAAGCAGCTTTACCGTAGGAAGCGGTAGTGCCGTAACGGTCGCCGTGGACGCCCAGTGCCCTGCGAATTTGTACCATAACGTCTTCTTTACCGATAATCAGACCGCTGGTAGCTGCGCCTGATGTTTTATCCATACTATAGATAACTACGTCAGCACCGCTCTTTCTTGGGTCATGACCTACAAACGGAAGTCCCCAAGCGTTATCCACTACGTAAGGCAAATCATAGGAGTGGGCCAAATCAGCCATTAATTTGTTTAAGAGCGGTGTGCCGTCTTCATCTTTTACACCATAACCATACCCGGGAGTTTCGTAACCCAAGGAAGTGAATCCTGTCAGCATGGGTTCATGGATCTCTGCATACATGGCCATTTTCTCGATGGATGCTTCCGGATCCACTTCAGTTAATAGAGGCACCGGCCAATATTTGATACCATGACAGTCATACTTGGCTCCTTCCAAGGGAACAATCACGGTATCAGTGTTATTTTGACGTTTGCCGTAGAAACCTAACTCACCCGGTGTTGTTCCACGGTCAGCAAATATATCCTTAAATTTGGGCGGGAACGGGCGGCCGTAACCTCCATGGTGGTGCAAGTGTTTTTCCCAAGGAATAATGTATCTTGCTCTGTAGTTATCGCCCCTGCCTAAGTTAGGCGGTGTAAACAGGGTGTCAAAAGTTACCCACAGACCGGCTTCACATGTTGAAGTAGCCATAGCATCATACTCGTCGCCGTATACGTCTTTAACAATCTCTCTGATTTCATCAACAAGTTTTGCTAAGGGGATAACTTCCCTGGCACCACGCTCGGAAGCCTCTAAAATATCTTTACGCAGCGGAGCCGGGCAGCCGGATATTCCTCCGGTCAAACCGAATTTACCCCTGATATCTGTTGGAATGCCAATTTCATCTGCGGCTTTCTTTGCTTCAGCATAGATGTTGCCAATATTTGCCTGCAGTTGTTTATACATCTGAAATTTATATTTTGGTTTTGCCATTGTAATAAAACCTCCTTACTTTACTTTAACAATCATTTCCACTTCAACGGCAGCATCGATGGGCAGCTCGCTGACACCTACCGCTGAACGGGCATGCTGTCCTGCTTCACCAAAAATTTTGCCAAGCAGTTCAGAAGCGCCGTTGATTACTTTCGGCTGACCGCTGAACCCGGCCGCACTATTTACAAAACCTGTCACCTTAACTATTTTTTCCACTTTATCCAAGCTGCCAACTAAGCTCTTCACTACGCTTAAACAGTTGATAGCGCATATTTTTGCAGCTTCATACCCTTGTTCCTCGGATACTTCTGCGCCTACTTTGCCTTTATACTTCAGTTCACCATTGACAAAAGGAATTTGTCCCGAAGTATACACATAACCATCAATTAAAACGCCAGGCACGTAGGCAGCAACAGGTTTAGGAGCTTCCGGAATTTCCAGGCCAAGCTCTTTTACTTTTGCTTCATAAGACATTTCTACCCCCCCTTTCAGGCTTATTTTTTATTTATGTAGATAGGTGCAAGGTTCTCTGCTTATTATGCGTTACTCCAATGTTATTATTCGCTTGGTTTAACGCAGATTACCTCATCGCCTAACTGCAAACCTTGTTCCACACCGGTTTCCCTGTTGGAATTTTTCACGATTATGTTCAGGTGATTTGGCATATGGGTTTCATCGAAACCGGCAATGACCCCTACGCTCTTACCCCCTATAGTCAGCTGGTCACCGGCTACCATTACCCCTCCCTGTGTCACTTCAAAAAAACCTAGATAAGCTATCTTGTTCACGGTTTTGCCGGGACCTGCCTCCATCTCGTCGGTAAGGATAAGCTCGTGAATCTCGTGTCGGCACAGCGCCCGGGAGATAGGAGTCATCAGCTGCAGGCTCCTGCCTTCCAGTTTGCCATCCAACACCACCACCAGCTTGCCTTTAATTGGAGTTTTCGCTGCGTAAGGGTTGGCTTTAAACATCCCTGCTTTATACGGATCAACGGTTGACATGGTAGTCACCTCCTTTGAAGTAGATTCACCAATAGCTTTTGCCGGAACTACCGCAATTATGATTGTCAGCATTATGTACTCATCATTGGTGAGGAGCAATAGGTTAGAAAAATGGTGTTTCCATTAATGATGTTCAGCCAACATTTACTCATCATTGGTGAGTAACAAGAAGCAAGAAAACTTACTTCTTGTTAAGCCTCTCCCAATACCTTTCTACATCGCAAATTAAGCTTTCGATGTGATTAACCATGGCCCGGTAAGCTGCATCGGGCTTGTGTTTCTGCACCGCTTCCAGAATCTCCCGGTGATCTTGGACCATGGTACCCCGCAGCTGGTGCCGAATATATTCCAGTACCGGGGAGAACTGGCCTTCCTGTTTGATCAGTTCAACTACGGCAATCAGTATTTTGTTGCGGCCTGCTTTAGCCAACAGGTGGTGAAACTCGCTGTCCTGCTCCACCCCCGATTGGCCCGAATTAACAAGCTGCTCTTGCCGTTCCAAAACTTCTAACATGTGCCTGACTTCCGTGGGCGTAGCATGAAGGGCAGCCAGGCGGGCAATTTCCCCTTCCACAGCCCGCCTAGCCACCAGGATATCAATTAAGTCCTGTTTGCGGTGGGTATTAAAGCTTTTAAGCAATTCGGAGCCGTAGAACACCCTTTGGCGTTCCCTTTCCAGGTTTTCATAGCGTGCTGACCCTGCAGCAGTAAGTGTACGGCCTTGAAAGCCAACACGCTTTGTATAGCCTCTTGTATCCAACTCCCTGAGCAGCCTGCCGACGGTTGCTTCACTCAGTTCCATCCCCGCCAAACGTAGGGCTTCTTTTAACACACCTGACCCAAGAGGCTGCTCAGTTTTATGCAGTTCTCCAAGTATAATACGCTCTTGTTCCTCTTTTTCAGATAGCATATCAGACCTCTTTTACCAAACAGGATTTATAGTACACTTTTAATTAATGAATAACTTTCGTAAGCACAAGCACGATAAACACGGCGTAAAAAGCACCGCCAACCATTAGAATATTAGGTGTCAAATATTTCTTTACGCGTATTTGCCAGTAAACCAAGAGTGCTGAGGCCAGAGCCAAAACTGCGCTTAACGTGGCGCCAAGGGTGAGATTCCAAGGGGTTAAAGCTA
This region of Zhaonella formicivorans genomic DNA includes:
- a CDS encoding cobalamin B12-binding domain-containing protein translates to MGKRVLLAPLDPVHDIGLKMIKRGLDEAQHETILLPPDLPPEEIVREIVDKKVDTVLLSRTLGYGVAEVLAKFVDLADAAGVREKVTLGIGGMAIRPELAAELGFDAGFGPGTTVEQAVAFVEGRELSTEGVQVKKTKQDMTAGYSYQYRHSNIGSLLEVISKMILAWVENKTSPGVERAKVRDELWDINRWLNRQENKEFMAEYPKLCGEIPRKYYETGELHPKTRRFTPEEVKGLERYLEDVKARMSVQKLQHTRKKPIVFNQYGTGCPYLDIGHVQVSEAWGADGVVHFDPSWGARTEGFLDGFLTHQEDGTVITPANLNRIHGALQESTLWQVRAHRGLNTPETVVLAGKIGADLTKINFCYGALGAGTDPERLLVDAYHSMKYAIKYNMPFDVVTNEELCGVPAYKAFAGMLIVADLAVRLGAKPILQPLFCYSPEVMISGQMEDNYIDFNAAKIFALRSIVDAPIWPGAPIGFLTHSEDRVQSSMTTALHACLASALEVDAISIASSDEAYSGGPISVPSKIDTLRATMEGFRFFGQAGIAPTKKAEEWSQDIVAGIEKVLQEVLQTGDFVQAIYAGLLGSREEGAYPGRAGRGTVTTI
- a CDS encoding FAD-dependent oxidoreductase — its product is MTKVVVVGGGWAGSAAAVAARKAGAEVVLLERTDMLLGTGLVGGIMRNNGRFTATEEMIAMGGGDLFQISDRESRHRNIEFPGHKHASLYDVARIEPAVRRHLIDLGVDVRLMSRVKGIENNGNKVVAVLTDNDERFEGDVFVETTGTAGPQGNCTKYGNGCAMCIYRCPTFGPRFSIAAKLGVQEFMGKKADGSYGAMSGSCKLHKDSLSEEIQEKLNKTGVAVIPIPKELQKGDEALTKKACQQYALKEFAENVILLDTGHAKLMTPYYPLDQLRQIPGFENARFEDPYSGGIGNSMRYLALSPRDNTLKVIGAENLFCGGEKAGLLVGHTEAICTGTLAGHNAVRWANNKELVEIPTELAVGDAIAHVNERMKTEEGLSKKFTFSGSVYFARMQELGLYTTDVEAIKQRVQKAGMTDIFAKSVI
- a CDS encoding RidA family protein — encoded protein: MSYEAKVKELGLEIPEAPKPVAAYVPGVLIDGYVYTSGQIPFVNGELKYKGKVGAEVSEEQGYEAAKICAINCLSVVKSLVGSLDKVEKIVKVTGFVNSAAGFSGQPKVINGASELLGKIFGEAGQHARSAVGVSELPIDAAVEVEMIVKVK
- a CDS encoding DUF6917 domain-containing protein → MLTIIIAVVPAKAIGESTSKEVTTMSTVDPYKAGMFKANPYAAKTPIKGKLVVVLDGKLEGRSLQLMTPISRALCRHEIHELILTDEMEAGPGKTVNKIAYLGFFEVTQGGVMVAGDQLTIGGKSVGVIAGFDETHMPNHLNIIVKNSNRETGVEQGLQLGDEVICVKPSE
- a CDS encoding FCD domain-containing protein, yielding MLSEKEEQERIILGELHKTEQPLGSGVLKEALRLAGMELSEATVGRLLRELDTRGYTKRVGFQGRTLTAAGSARYENLERERQRVFYGSELLKSFNTHRKQDLIDILVARRAVEGEIARLAALHATPTEVRHMLEVLERQEQLVNSGQSGVEQDSEFHHLLAKAGRNKILIAVVELIKQEGQFSPVLEYIRHQLRGTMVQDHREILEAVQKHKPDAAYRAMVNHIESLICDVERYWERLNKK